AAGAAGGCATTATATAATGGCTAAAAAGAACATTGATGAGATGTCTTTTTTAGACCATCTCGAAGATTTACGCTGGCATCTTATCCGCATTTGTGGCGCCGTTATTTTGGTGGGAACTCTGGCTTTTATTTTTAGCCGATTTATTTTCAATTCCATCATTTTCGCCCCATTACACATGAGTTTCCCAACTTATGACTTCTTGTGTAAAATGGCCACTTTAATGGATTTGAGCACCACGTTTTGTAATGAAAAAATACCCCTAATTTTACAGAATCGAACCATGGCCGGGCAATTTTCTGCCGATATTTGGACCGCTATTCTAGGAGGTTTTATCATTTCATTTCCTTATAACATTTACCAATTATGGAAATTTGTTAGTCCGGGTTTACACAGCAACGAGCGTAAACATTCAAGAGGTTTTATCATTATATCATCACTCTTGTTTTTTATTGGCGTCCTTTTTGGGTATTATATTGTAACACCACTTTCAATCAACTTTTTGGCTAATTATAGCATTTCCGATATGGTAGATAACCAAATCGACATTAGCTCATACATTGCTTTGGTGCGCTCGTCGGCATTGGCTTCCGGACTCATTTTTGAGCTTCCTATCATTATTTATTTCTTTACCAAAATAGGCATAGTAACGCCAGAAATTTTAAAGAAATACAGAAAATATGCCTTGGTAATCGTGCTTATTTTATCGGCCATCATTACCCCGCCTGATATTGCCAGTCAGGTAATTGTAGCCATTCCTATTTTAATTTTATATCAAGTAAGTATTCTAATCTCAAAAATCGTGGTTAGAAATCAAAAACGAAAAGAAAAACACCATGTCAAATAGCGTTCAGGAATTCAACGACTACCGAGCTAAAATGAACGACAAGATTTTAGCCGATAACAACAAAATTATAAAGCGTATCTTTAATTTAGATACTAACGCTTTCGCGGAAGGCGCCCTAGATGTAAAAACAAAGGAACTTCTAGGATTGGTAGCTTCTACAGTGCTACGATGCGATGATTGCGTTAAGTATCACTTAGAAACGTCCTATAACTTAGGGTTGAAAAAAGAAGAAGTGGTTGAAGCTTTAGGCATCGCAACCTTGGTAGGCGGCACTATTGTTATTCCGCATTTACGCCGAGCCTATGAGTTTTGGGACAACCTAGAATCTCAAAGTTAAAGAAAATATAAATCTTAAATTTTCCTATTCCATTAGTATCATTTTACTAATTTTAGCCTTCAGATGATAACATTATGATTTTAAAAGCTCAGAATTTAATGAAGTCCTATAGCGGACGAAAAGTTGTAAAAGACGTTTCTCTTGAAGTAAAACAAGGTGAAATTGTTGGACTTCTAGGCCCTAATGGTGCTGGAAAAACAACATCTTTTTACATGATTGTTGGCTTGATAAAACCTAATGGCGGGCATATTTTCTTGGAAGATACTGAAATCACAAATTATCCCATGTATAAACGTGCCCAAAACGGTATTGGTTATCTGGCACAAGAAGCTTCAGTTTTTAGAAAACTGAGTATTGAAGATAATATTTTAAGTGTGCTTCAACTTACCAAACTCTCAAAAAAAGAGCAAAACTACAAAATGGAAGCCCTTATTGATGAATTTAGTTTAGGGCATATTAGAAAAAGTCGTGGCGATTTATTGTCTGGTGGTGAGCGTAGACGTACCGAAATTGCACGTGCTTTAGCCACCGACCCTAACTTTATTTTATTAGATGAACCTTTTGCTGGTGTAGACCCCGTGGCCGTTGAAGACATCCAACGCATCGTAGCGCAACTCACCAAAAAAAATATTGGTATTTTAATTACCGATCATAACGTACAAGAAACTTTAGCCATTACAGATAGAACCTACTTAATGTTTGAAGGCAGCATATTAAAAGCCGGGGAACCCGAAGAATTAGCCAACGACGAAATGGTTAGAAAGGTGTACCTAGGTCAGAATTTCGAACTAAGAAAGAAGAAGATTCGTGAGTGATGGATTGATGATTGATTATTTTTTATTGATTATTGATTATTGATTATTGGGAGTTAAATATTGTTGATACGTTTAATTGTGTATTTGTGTAATCGTGAACAACGTTTGTCACGCTGAGCTTGTTGAAAGGCTATCAATATTAAAAGTTAAATAGTAGATATTAGAAATGAAAAAACCTATTGTCACAACAAACTAAGTTTAAACAGATTCTTCAGTCGTACCTCATACTGAATGACGGCGAAACGTCTTCTTCTTTTTAATTGTTTATTTATTATATACTATTGATTATTGGGAGTTAAATATTGTTGATACGTTTAATTGTGTATTTGTGTAATCGTGAACAACGTTTGTCACGCTGAGCTTGTTGAAAGGCTATCAATATTAAAAGTTAAATAGTAGATATTAGAAATGAAAATTCAAAACAAACTAAGAAAACCCTATTTAAGTTTTTGAAATGATGTTGATACGTTTAATGGTTTAATCGTGTTCCAAAGGCAACATTTATCAAAATGTCGTGGAAGGGATTTTTCGGAGCGTAGTCAGACTAACGAACACCAAATTTATTTTCCACTTCTGTTTTTAATTTACGGATATGTATGTTAATAATGGCCCAGACAATTGCGTCATCTATACTACCATAAGCATGAACCAATCTGTTTCTAAAACCAATGATCTGTGCAGCATTTTCAATTGAAATATCTGGTTCTGTTTTTCTGAATTGATTTAGCGCTTCCCCAATAATTGATAGTTGTCGTTCTACCGCACTTTGTTTTTTAAAATCTTCTTGATAAGCCCTAAAATCCAAAATATCTAATGTAAACTTTTCTATTAATTCAATAGCGATTAAAATATCAGATAGATATTTCTTGCTTTTGTCCGTCATAG
This genomic interval from Tamlana carrageenivorans contains the following:
- the tatC gene encoding twin-arginine translocase subunit TatC; the protein is MAKKNIDEMSFLDHLEDLRWHLIRICGAVILVGTLAFIFSRFIFNSIIFAPLHMSFPTYDFLCKMATLMDLSTTFCNEKIPLILQNRTMAGQFSADIWTAILGGFIISFPYNIYQLWKFVSPGLHSNERKHSRGFIIISSLLFFIGVLFGYYIVTPLSINFLANYSISDMVDNQIDISSYIALVRSSALASGLIFELPIIIYFFTKIGIVTPEILKKYRKYALVIVLILSAIITPPDIASQVIVAIPILILYQVSILISKIVVRNQKRKEKHHVK
- a CDS encoding carboxymuconolactone decarboxylase family protein gives rise to the protein MSNSVQEFNDYRAKMNDKILADNNKIIKRIFNLDTNAFAEGALDVKTKELLGLVASTVLRCDDCVKYHLETSYNLGLKKEEVVEALGIATLVGGTIVIPHLRRAYEFWDNLESQS
- the lptB gene encoding LPS export ABC transporter ATP-binding protein; the protein is MILKAQNLMKSYSGRKVVKDVSLEVKQGEIVGLLGPNGAGKTTSFYMIVGLIKPNGGHIFLEDTEITNYPMYKRAQNGIGYLAQEASVFRKLSIEDNILSVLQLTKLSKKEQNYKMEALIDEFSLGHIRKSRGDLLSGGERRRTEIARALATDPNFILLDEPFAGVDPVAVEDIQRIVAQLTKKNIGILITDHNVQETLAITDRTYLMFEGSILKAGEPEELANDEMVRKVYLGQNFELRKKKIRE
- a CDS encoding DUF86 domain-containing protein encodes the protein MTDKSKKYLSDILIAIELIEKFTLDILDFRAYQEDFKKQSAVERQLSIIGEALNQFRKTEPDISIENAAQIIGFRNRLVHAYGSIDDAIVWAIINIHIRKLKTEVENKFGVR